The Helicoverpa armigera isolate CAAS_96S chromosome 5, ASM3070526v1, whole genome shotgun sequence sequence TTCATAtggattttcttgtttttaccTAAGGACAGttgcgtaggtacctattataccAGGCCCAGGCTATGAAGATATGCGAACAAGCTTGCAACAGCTACCACCAACTTAGTAGATGCTAAACCTCAGACTCCATAGTATTTCACTAGTCTATACCTATTCAAAAGAGaagtttaatttatgtatgtaccatTTACCATGTAAGCTATCAGCACTGGCTATTTCCCGCGGCTTCGACCGCCTCTTGTAGAAAATATAGCTCACCAGATAAAAAGAAGAAGTTTAATAGGTAGTATAGATTTAGATCTTAGCTACTAGTCCCACCTATCTCCATACCTTTATCAATCGGTTTAGTCGTTACGTGAGTGCCTGTCATTCGCATTCATATGAAAAAGCTGTTTCACGTGGTTTCAcctcccgagggaactactcgTATTGGGATGAAAAGTAGAATTTTAGTCGAGACATACAGAATTCTAGCAAAAGTTCCAGTCATGTTAAGAAccggtatttttttatctcagCTCAGGAAAACAAACTCTACATAGATCGAGGGCGATCCTCATAGTGGGTAAATAATATACAGTTTCtgtgtgaaagaatatttatttcttacaaagattcaattttttgtaaaagaaggGGTGGTTTCcatattgttttatatattcatacgtatttttgtattattcaaaaaaaatactgtctttGCAAAGCACTTATTTCAGTTGAGCTATTTGCACCATAGGTATCATGTCAATGAATATGAAACACTGAAAAGAACACATGTATTCTTAAAGCCACTTAATCCGTATTGTTTCACCCATGTCAAACttaaacaataaacttaaatctgtaaaattaaattaaacaaccaCTCATCTTAAGTAtgttattattatcaaattgatTGTCAAGATTTAATGATGTATTCAGATACAAATTTACAAATACTGTTATTAAACAATAGGAACACATTTCTACTTCATTGTTTCTTTATTACAGTTAAACATACTTAAGAAATACTAATAATTGTACTTGTTAcaataatcattaaatataaaatgttttccaAATACAAGCAGGTATCGTTAGAATCTAAACTGAGTAGTTTGATGTACACATTGGAAGCTCCAGTTCAATTGAACAATTATTAATAACTATCCATTATTTATCTTAACTTCTGAAAGCttctataatttaaattattgttaattttagtgtttatttttttaaattattttactaataatcaTAAAACTATATTTGCCAGCAAAATAGACAATATGTTATGTTACAAGGCTATGAGTATGTTAAGGACATTCACTCCCTGTCAAGATCAGTTTTAGAACATGTCATTTGAATGCCTCCACCAGCCCTTACTTGCTACCTGTCCTATGAGAAGTCACTGTCATCTAAGGTATTACTACctaaactataataataaaaaatattatccacTATTATCTTTGGGGTGCAGGCTTTGGTTTAGGCATTTTAACTAACAAAGGTTGTATTTCCTTCTTTTCGTCATAACTTTTCCACATTTCATACAGGTTTATTATTGATCTCACAATTTCTTGGATCTGGAAAGAGAAAAATGCATAAGTACGAAGTTTGCATCACCCTATGGGCATAAAACATTTGTCCTATTCACAATTTGTGTATCTTTGTCATAAAAAATAGAGTGTATAGTTTGTAttatatatttcattaaaaaacttttaaaagctgaaatctgttttgttaaaacatgcaaaattactgaaataagtaagtttaaataattatatgtacatacacacaTTCTATGTTAACATGCAGTAATGAGCTCACCTTGTCCATGTCTACATTAAGTTCTGCAAACCAAGGCTTGAGATTTTCCTTCCCCAACATCACACAGGCTATGTGTAGAGCAGCTATTGCAATCTGAAACATTACAATATTGTAGTATACTTTTAATACCAACAATGTACCTATGCAGTAAGTTATTTCTCCCATACCTGATATGGTGGGAATAGCAAGCTGACATCAGTCCTCAAAGAGTCGTTAACTATCCTCCATGCATAAGTAAGCAGCTGATCATCCTGCCCTATGTCTTGTACAAACAGTAACAATGGTCTGTATGGTTGATACACAATCAAACAGCAATCCAAATTCTCCAACAAATAGAATTCACATTCTAATATATGGTTAGTCCTGTACGGAAACTCTTGTTGGCCGTAAGCATAGCTAAATTTGTTTTTGATTACAGTCTGGCAAGTTGTTATTAGTCTCGAGTTCGAGATCACACCAAATTCTTCAACCTTAGAGGCAAGGAACACGCATGTAGGTGCTAGAAGCAACGGGTCAATACATTTTAAAGAGTTTCTTGCATAAAATCTTTTGAAGTATACCGTAGCCGTAGCTATAACTTGTTGACGAAGCTTAAGCTGTTCGCCTAAAACCTGAATTATGCTTGCGaagaagttaaatattttttggtattctTCTTCCGATAATATACCCAAATCATGTTGACGATCTCTTATTAGGTCTTGTTTATCCAATATCCACTGCTGGTGATGTGAACTTTGCCAAAAATTTCCTGccattataatatttcaataaaagtttatttaaaatctgAATGTTTTGTGTAAATGTAAACGACGGCGACTGTCATTTGTCAAACTATCAAAAGTAAAGTCAACGTCAAGCCACAGTCAAGGAATCTCGTCTGTGTTCCGAAGTTTACATCGAGTATCTCAGTTACTGACCTGTAGCGATGACGGACGTCAAGAATCGATATATTGACAATAGTATTTGTACGCATGCAAACAACTTAATCTGCATACAATCATACTTGTCCGATTTCATCAGCAAAATATGGTAACCGCAGCACCACGATTCATAAGGTCGTGGCGACCATGTAACATACGtctttttgttgttatatttcagaacacacGCTTTATATCATAGACAAGTTTTAATTTACTTCATTATTATTTGGATGCCATGGCTTTTCAGTTCAGTGCTAACATCTTAACATTAACGCTTCGAGTGTTAGcgggaaattaaaaataaaatagattttggtCGATGTTGTTCCTAAGTAAacattaacaattaattatactcGATGGGCTTGATCTTATCATATCTAATGCGATTACGATATAGGTAcctcaaagtaattttaaatgtttttgtttaattgcgATAGTTCTTCAATCCAAAATCATGTTGCATTTTGGATTAAAACGATTATCGGGTTACATAAATGTAATTTGTTTAAACACGGATATCAAAATTACATTAGGTGTAATGTACTGAACGTAATGAACTCATGCATTTTTGAACGTGTAACTACGTGAACATGTTAATCGTAGTCATGCATTTTCTACGTGATCGTATAAATCATAGTAATCAtaaattactaagtatttacCTAGGCCAgggatataaataaaagatggaAATTTTAAACACCACTTTATTAAGTgacgcatttttttatttattttctcagtaggtatacctacgaaaaaaaatataaaatgttgagtATTGAAATTCCGCCCTTGTATCGAGTCTTTTTGTTCCGGTGCCTTTTTTCCTTATCCTAAGATGTCGTTGATGGTGTAGTCTTTGAGGACTTCGTTGATAACGTCAAAGAGTTCTTCGCTGATCATTTTGCTGACGTTCTCCATCTCAGACTGGATCAACTCCTGTGACACGCTCTGAACCAGGCCATTGATGAAACTGTTAATGATGCTGGAGCCAGTCATACCGTGGATTTGAatctagaaaaaaacaaaacaacttttAATCTGGTCCTTAAATtggttgaataaaattaatgatctgAACATTGATTAAGTAATTGTAAGACAGTGAtggacattataaaaaaaatggtttggtttgtaaattatacaaataaacttttaactCACATGGGTGTCATGGATGTCGATTTTGATGTCTAGTTCACGCAAGATAAGATGTCCACCGAAGAGGTTGGTGCCCAGCCTCATGTCCATACCGAATTCAATACGGTGGGCAAAGATCCTGAAAGACGATGTtaagttaataattaaaataattagtgtATTTATCCATAGCTGTAAGCACGGATCGAATCAATCAAGCATTAGTGATGTCCGACTATTCCTCAACATTCATAGATAACTATGTCATTCACATGACAACCACTGTTATCTGCGTGTTTCCCTGATATACGATATAcagataagtacctaatactAGATACGGAGATACTGATCTGAGATCAGTATCAATAAAACTATACACACCTGAAGTTTCCACCAGCTCTGTGGCTTAGAAGCCCAAGCCGGGCGCGGGCATCGTAGCTAcctgataaataataataaccaaaTCTTTTAATACCCTATTGCGGATTAAATTGCTAATAAGCTTAGCTATGTACGTAATATCTAAGTTTTTAAGATAAGTTAAATCGGTTTCTAATTGCTGTTTCCTTTAATTAAATACTGATACTTTAATcagattatgaaatattttcaagcaATGATGTCCTATGAGCAAAGACATATAGGTAGTCCAAGCTACCAGCCATATAAAGGTCCTGCGAAACCGTAGTAAGTCCTCTTGACCTCCTTCCTTCCTCCTTACTTATAATAGGTACAAGTAGGTACCTTGgtatagatataatataataacatagGTCCTATATTAGACGATAGCATTCAATAGCCCAACTTACCAGTGACCGTAATCCAGGGGATAGTGACGTGCACGCCGAAGGACAGGCGGATAGCGTTGAAGGTGACGCTGTCCAGCACATACCAGCGGAGACCTTCTGCCCTGAAGTCGTTGACCGTTACCTCGGCGACCGTGCTGCATGTTAAAGAAAACcacttaaaatacatttatattagTTTTTCTATTTTAGTTAAATGAAACTGTACAGTGaacttaggtatttaaaaattgatactttatagaaacaaatattatgacttttgttactttttctaaGCTTGATTCTTATTTAAAACGGGAACAGGGTTGATGttgaaatttaaattcattgaatTGTAGTGAGGTTCTTAAAGTTTACGACAAATGACACTTACGCAGGAGCCTTATATTCGAAAGGTCCAATGACGGGTACCACGAGGGGGTCTAGAGGCGGGAGGTCATCGTTCCCATTGATTACAACATCCCTGAAGCCCTCCACCATATCTTTGATGGCATCTGTGACGATGTTGCGGCTTTCCCTCTCTTGAGCTGCCAGCTCTGATAAAAGCTGCTGATCATCTTCTGTCACATCATAATCAGGTGCTAAGAGGTTCACATGCAAGTGCGTGTCTTCTAGACGAGTCTCCACGCTGTCTACTgcaaaaaatagataaatacttAGATAGGTTTTATATTCAATTCTTCTGGTAATAATATCCTACGATagttaaaattctaaaaaaatcaGGAAGACAATTTTCATTACCTACGTGTAAATTGGACACTGACCTGCGGAAAGAGCTTCATTGTCTACATTGGCGGCCTGCGCCAACGCGCACACGAGCAAAGACACGAGacacaatattttcattttctgcAATCAAAATAAGACAATTAGATACATAggtattactttttaattaatataaaaaataagtccaAAGTTATTACCGTTGTATCTTTGAACAATTTGGGCTATTCGCCTAATTTGCACTTCTTTATAAGTTCCCTTCCATTTTCGATAATCGCCCCCGCGATCCATCATCATTACCAATGTA is a genomic window containing:
- the LOC110371407 gene encoding cyclin-C, whose product is MAGNFWQSSHHQQWILDKQDLIRDRQHDLGILSEEEYQKIFNFFASIIQVLGEQLKLRQQVIATATVYFKRFYARNSLKCIDPLLLAPTCVFLASKVEEFGVISNSRLITTCQTVIKNKFSYAYGQQEFPYRTNHILECEFYLLENLDCCLIVYQPYRPLLLFVQDIGQDDQLLTYAWRIVNDSLRTDVSLLFPPYQIAIAALHIACVMLGKENLKPWFAELNVDMDKIQEIVRSIINLYEMWKSYDEKKEIQPLLVKMPKPKPAPQR
- the LOC110371440 gene encoding uncharacterized protein LOC110371440 isoform X2, encoding MKILCLVSLLVCALAQAANVDNEALSADSVETRLEDTHLHVNLLAPDYDVTEDDQQLLSELAAQERESRNIVTDAIKDMVEGFRDVVINGNDDLPPLDPLVVPVIGPFEYKAPATVAEVTVNDFRAEGLRWYVLDSVTFNAIRLSFGVHVTIPWITVTGSYDARARLGLLSHRAGGNFRIFAHRIEFGMDMRLGTNLFGGHLILRELDIKIDIHDTHIQIHGMTGSSIINSFINGLVQSVSQELIQSEMENVSKMISEELFDVINEVLKDYTINDILG
- the LOC110371440 gene encoding uncharacterized protein LOC110371440 isoform X1, which translates into the protein MKILCLVSLLVCALAQAANVDNEALSAVDSVETRLEDTHLHVNLLAPDYDVTEDDQQLLSELAAQERESRNIVTDAIKDMVEGFRDVVINGNDDLPPLDPLVVPVIGPFEYKAPATVAEVTVNDFRAEGLRWYVLDSVTFNAIRLSFGVHVTIPWITVTGSYDARARLGLLSHRAGGNFRIFAHRIEFGMDMRLGTNLFGGHLILRELDIKIDIHDTHIQIHGMTGSSIINSFINGLVQSVSQELIQSEMENVSKMISEELFDVINEVLKDYTINDILG